From Leptolyngbya sp. KIOST-1, one genomic window encodes:
- a CDS encoding NAD(P)H-quinone oxidoreductase subunit F, protein MTPILAQTSWLIPLYPLMGALLTIPWSPAMIRRTGPRPAGYINIVTTALALVHSLLAFLAFWGKSSPQFFFAPWLDVAGLNLIIPLEASAITLGACVLITGLNLLAQIYAVGYLEMDWGWGRFFAMMALFEAGMSALVLCNSLLFSYMLLEILTLGTYLLVGFWYNQSLVVTGARDAFLTKRVGDLVLLMGVLAIYPLAHTWDFRELAAWAQTASVDPGLITVIAIGLIAGPMSKCAQFPLHLWLDEAMEGPLPSTILRNAVVVTTGVWILVKLEPVIALSSTASAFAIAVGTVTAIGATLISAAQVDIKRVLSYLSSAYMGLMFIAVGAHQPGAALLLALVYALGMAALVMGAGSVIVNVTTQDLTQMGGLWSRRPVTAMAMVAGAAGLVALPPLGGFWAMLALVSGLWSSDRGLLVALVLLVNWLTAFSLARLIGLIFAGNTQQMTIRAPEPLWLIVLPMAVVAGFTLHLPLVMGQLQLLPAWADISQDMALLLSWSSILGAAVGTLLYVNRVVEHPAGLIKKPLQNLLAYDFYTPKLYRNTFVLGVDLLSRLTDWLDRYVVDGLVNAVGLASLFGGETLKYGNTGQLQFYVLTISLGVALLGIVMNWNALTALF, encoded by the coding sequence ATGACCCCGATTCTGGCTCAGACCAGCTGGCTAATTCCCCTATACCCGCTGATGGGAGCGCTGCTGACGATTCCCTGGTCGCCCGCGATGATTCGCCGCACCGGGCCGCGTCCGGCGGGGTACATCAACATTGTGACTACGGCCCTGGCCCTGGTGCATAGCCTGCTGGCGTTTCTAGCTTTTTGGGGTAAATCGTCGCCGCAGTTCTTTTTTGCCCCCTGGCTCGATGTCGCCGGGCTCAATCTAATTATTCCTTTAGAGGCATCCGCCATTACCCTGGGGGCCTGCGTGCTGATTACGGGGCTCAACCTGCTGGCGCAGATCTACGCCGTGGGCTACTTAGAGATGGACTGGGGCTGGGGGCGGTTTTTTGCCATGATGGCTCTGTTTGAGGCTGGCATGAGCGCCCTGGTGCTGTGCAACTCACTGCTGTTCTCCTACATGCTGCTGGAGATTTTGACCCTGGGCACTTACCTGCTGGTGGGCTTCTGGTACAACCAGTCTCTGGTGGTCACCGGAGCGCGGGATGCCTTTTTGACCAAGCGGGTGGGTGACCTGGTGCTGCTGATGGGGGTGCTGGCCATCTATCCCCTGGCCCACACCTGGGATTTTCGGGAACTGGCGGCCTGGGCCCAGACCGCCAGCGTCGACCCCGGCCTGATCACCGTGATCGCCATTGGGCTGATCGCTGGTCCCATGAGCAAGTGCGCCCAGTTCCCTTTGCACCTGTGGCTAGATGAGGCCATGGAAGGCCCCCTGCCCAGCACCATTCTGCGGAATGCGGTGGTGGTCACCACCGGGGTATGGATCCTGGTGAAGCTGGAGCCTGTGATTGCGCTGTCGTCTACCGCCAGTGCGTTTGCGATCGCCGTGGGGACCGTTACCGCGATCGGCGCAACGCTGATCTCCGCCGCCCAGGTCGACATCAAGCGGGTGCTGTCATACCTCAGCAGCGCCTACATGGGCCTGATGTTCATTGCCGTGGGGGCTCACCAGCCCGGTGCGGCCCTGCTGCTGGCCCTGGTCTATGCCCTGGGTATGGCCGCCCTGGTAATGGGCGCAGGCTCGGTCATCGTCAACGTCACCACTCAGGATCTGACCCAAATGGGCGGGCTGTGGAGTCGTCGCCCGGTTACCGCCATGGCGATGGTGGCTGGGGCAGCTGGGCTGGTGGCGCTGCCCCCCCTGGGCGGTTTTTGGGCCATGCTGGCCCTGGTTTCGGGCCTGTGGAGCAGCGATCGCGGGCTGTTGGTCGCCCTGGTGCTGCTGGTCAACTGGCTGACGGCCTTCAGCCTGGCCCGCCTGATCGGCCTGATCTTTGCCGGCAACACCCAGCAGATGACAATCCGCGCCCCGGAACCGCTCTGGCTGATTGTGCTGCCCATGGCCGTGGTGGCAGGCTTTACCCTGCACCTGCCCCTGGTGATGGGCCAACTCCAGCTGCTGCCCGCCTGGGCCGACATCAGTCAAGACATGGCTTTGCTGCTGAGCTGGTCCAGCATTCTAGGCGCTGCGGTCGGCACCCTGCTCTACGTCAACCGCGTGGTGGAGCATCCGGCGGGCCTGATCAAAAAGCCCCTGCAAAACCTGCTGGCCTACGACTTCTATACCCCCAAGCTCTACCGCAATACCTTTGTGCTGGGCGTGGATCTGTTGTCGCGCCTGACTGACTGGCTCGATCGCTACGTGGTCGATGGCCTGGTGAATGCGGTGGGACTGGCCTCTCTCTTTGGCGGTGAAACCCTCAAGTACGGCAACACCGGACAGCTCCAGTTCTACGTGCTGACCATTTCCCTGGGCGTCGCTCTGCTGGGCATTGTGATGAACTGGAACGCCCTGACGGCATTGTTTTAG
- a CDS encoding NADH-quinone oxidoreductase subunit M produces the protein MLTPLLLLPLLGAIAIGFWPGLTGKQARLGALVVSGTALLWTIWLFIQFDLSFGGFQFHEFLPWLPALGLNYELSLDGLSLLMVALNSLITWIAIWSSAADIERPRLFYSLLLLVSAGVAGAFVAQNLMLFFLLYEIELVPLYLLIAIWGGGRKTYAATKFLLYTALSGALMLAGFLGTVWLSGAEDFTYHAVMGHDLPLGWQFVLLGLLLVAFGIKIPLVPFHTWLPDTYVSASTPVAMMLGGVLAKLGTYGLFRFGLGLFPDAWAQFSPYLAGWGAASVLYGAITAIAQKDIKRMVAYSSIGHMGYVLLGGAAMTDLALTGAVSQMVSHGIILAILFHLVGVIERKVGTRELDVLNGLMNPVRGLPMVSALLVLGGMASAGIPGLVGFVTEFLVFQGTYAVYPVQTLLGVIGTGLTAVYFVILLNRTCFGKLDNAIAYFPKVTFSEKLPAYVLAGLILCLGIQPNWLVKWGEPTASGMLAAIPIPLDEVVADEAIDSLPLDVIPKEASALPVATLLP, from the coding sequence ATGCTCACCCCCCTCCTACTCCTCCCCCTCCTCGGCGCGATCGCCATCGGCTTCTGGCCCGGCCTCACCGGCAAGCAGGCCCGCCTCGGGGCGCTGGTGGTTTCCGGAACCGCCCTGCTGTGGACGATCTGGCTGTTTATCCAGTTCGATCTGTCCTTTGGCGGCTTTCAATTCCACGAGTTTTTGCCCTGGTTGCCCGCCCTCGGCCTTAACTACGAACTCAGCCTGGACGGGCTGTCGCTGCTGATGGTGGCCCTCAACAGCCTGATCACCTGGATCGCGATCTGGAGCAGCGCCGCCGATATCGAGCGGCCCCGGCTGTTCTACAGTCTGCTGCTGCTGGTCAGCGCCGGGGTGGCCGGCGCCTTTGTGGCCCAAAACCTGATGCTGTTTTTCCTGCTGTACGAAATTGAGCTGGTGCCCCTGTACCTGCTGATTGCGATCTGGGGTGGCGGCAGAAAAACCTATGCGGCCACCAAGTTTTTGCTCTACACCGCTCTCTCCGGGGCGCTGATGCTGGCGGGCTTTTTGGGTACGGTGTGGCTGAGCGGAGCCGAGGACTTTACCTACCATGCTGTGATGGGACACGACCTGCCCCTGGGCTGGCAGTTTGTGCTGCTGGGGCTGCTGCTGGTGGCCTTTGGCATCAAAATTCCCCTGGTGCCGTTTCACACCTGGCTGCCCGATACCTACGTGTCGGCCAGTACCCCGGTGGCGATGATGCTGGGGGGGGTGCTGGCCAAGCTGGGTACCTACGGCCTGTTTCGCTTTGGCCTGGGGCTGTTCCCCGATGCCTGGGCCCAGTTTTCTCCCTACCTGGCCGGGTGGGGGGCAGCGAGTGTACTCTACGGAGCCATTACGGCGATCGCCCAGAAGGACATCAAGCGCATGGTGGCCTACAGCTCCATTGGCCACATGGGCTACGTGCTGCTGGGCGGTGCGGCCATGACCGACCTGGCCCTGACCGGGGCCGTCAGTCAGATGGTCTCCCACGGTATTATCCTGGCCATTCTTTTCCACCTGGTCGGCGTAATTGAGCGCAAGGTGGGCACCCGCGAGCTGGACGTGCTTAACGGGCTGATGAACCCGGTGCGGGGCCTGCCCATGGTCAGCGCTCTGCTGGTGCTGGGGGGCATGGCCAGCGCCGGTATCCCCGGCCTGGTCGGGTTCGTCACTGAGTTTCTGGTGTTCCAGGGCACCTACGCGGTGTACCCGGTGCAGACCCTGCTGGGGGTGATCGGCACGGGCCTGACGGCGGTGTACTTCGTGATTTTGCTCAACCGCACCTGCTTTGGCAAGCTGGACAACGCGATCGCCTATTTCCCCAAGGTCACCTTTTCTGAAAAACTCCCTGCCTACGTGCTAGCCGGGCTGATTCTGTGCCTGGGCATTCAGCCCAACTGGCTGGTGAAGTGGGGCGAACCCACCGCCAGCGGCATGCTGGCCGCGATTCCCATCCCGCTGGATGAGGTGGTGGCCGATGAGGCGATCGATAGCTTGCCCCTGGATGTGATCCCCAAGGAAGCGAGCGCCCTCCCCGTCGCCACCCTCCTGCCATGA
- a CDS encoding NUDIX hydrolase, giving the protein MGKKERIRPISICLLRRGEDILVHESYDSVKDRGFARPLGGGIDVGETSAEAAIREIREELGADIAGVELLGIVENIFVYEGKPGHEIVFVYDGRFVDESLYDRESLDVVEGNRQFKAVWRSPAALRDGPHRLVPEEIWRLL; this is encoded by the coding sequence ATGGGCAAAAAAGAGCGAATTCGGCCAATTTCGATCTGTCTGCTGCGGCGGGGGGAGGACATCTTGGTGCATGAGAGTTACGACTCGGTGAAGGATCGGGGGTTTGCGCGACCCCTGGGCGGGGGCATTGACGTGGGGGAGACCAGCGCCGAGGCCGCGATCCGCGAAATTCGAGAGGAGCTGGGGGCTGACATTGCCGGGGTGGAGCTGCTGGGCATTGTGGAGAACATCTTTGTCTACGAGGGGAAGCCGGGGCACGAGATCGTGTTTGTCTACGACGGGCGGTTTGTGGATGAGTCGCTTTACGATCGCGAGAGTCTGGATGTCGTGGAGGGGAATCGGCAGTTTAAGGCGGTATGGCGATCGCCTGCCGCCCTCCGCGACGGCCCCCATCGCCTCGTTCCCGAGGAAATCTGGCGGCTCCTTTGA
- a CDS encoding CO2 hydration protein has protein sequence MATLTETKPLIPPSTHPHADVIHRLEAGGSMLPDTPDNLMQIIGIYKAYAVPMDFYWRDLLYIAERVFLNPVPAFKYFLPQEYLDLPNHYAGDTADLRIWRGEATAHPELLEFMAKGETGRKLPKLFLHLWHDRVNMEFAEACMKAMLWHQDMGGRFNDYLYTEEYKQACDRAIAAYFKGNPVMLGLHKLFPEMFYEKCRELSYYSNLGLFWEVMAPVFFEMSDIYDEGGFAGVPDAMDFLVNGIFAVAGRPIYHHVYVGDECFELIPKSCGFTWLYEAALPYVEAVFYRTAPFRGTKSYNAQAGQVPADQNDFHYGILYADVFPVGSAGIPPTLLMQDMLHFLPPYLLDYYHQHCRGEDDMLIQLGITFQRSMYNVTSAVIQALRTALLYPLDDQNPRHLMANRKFFEAQMDRFVRPEARLRDIQRQDYR, from the coding sequence ATGGCTACCCTCACCGAAACCAAACCCCTGATTCCCCCCTCCACCCACCCCCATGCCGACGTGATCCACCGGCTGGAGGCGGGCGGCTCGATGCTGCCAGATACCCCCGACAACCTGATGCAGATCATCGGCATCTACAAGGCCTACGCGGTGCCAATGGATTTCTACTGGCGCGACCTGCTTTACATTGCCGAGCGGGTGTTTCTCAACCCGGTGCCTGCCTTTAAGTACTTCCTGCCCCAGGAATATCTGGACCTGCCCAACCACTACGCAGGCGACACCGCCGACCTGCGCATCTGGCGCGGCGAGGCCACGGCCCACCCCGAACTGCTGGAGTTTATGGCCAAAGGCGAAACCGGGCGCAAGCTGCCCAAGCTGTTTCTGCACCTGTGGCACGATCGCGTCAACATGGAGTTTGCCGAGGCCTGCATGAAGGCCATGCTCTGGCACCAGGACATGGGCGGTCGGTTCAACGACTACCTGTACACCGAGGAATATAAGCAGGCATGCGATCGCGCCATTGCTGCCTACTTTAAGGGCAACCCGGTGATGCTGGGGCTGCACAAGCTGTTCCCCGAAATGTTCTACGAAAAGTGCCGCGAACTCTCCTACTACTCCAACCTGGGTCTGTTCTGGGAAGTGATGGCCCCGGTCTTCTTTGAGATGAGCGACATCTACGACGAGGGCGGCTTTGCGGGCGTACCCGACGCCATGGACTTTTTGGTCAACGGTATTTTTGCCGTTGCTGGTCGCCCCATCTACCACCACGTCTACGTGGGCGACGAATGCTTTGAGCTGATTCCCAAGTCCTGCGGCTTCACCTGGCTCTACGAGGCGGCCCTGCCCTACGTGGAAGCGGTGTTCTACCGCACCGCCCCCTTCCGGGGCACCAAGTCCTACAACGCCCAGGCGGGCCAGGTACCCGCCGATCAAAACGACTTCCACTACGGCATTCTCTACGCCGATGTGTTTCCCGTCGGCAGCGCAGGCATTCCCCCCACCCTGCTGATGCAGGACATGCTCCACTTTTTGCCTCCCTACCTGCTCGACTACTACCACCAGCACTGCCGGGGCGAAGACGACATGCTGATCCAGCTGGGAATTACCTTCCAGCGATCGATGTACAACGTCACCTCGGCAGTAATCCAGGCCCTGCGTACCGCCCTGCTTTACCCGCTGGATGACCAAAACCCCCGCCACCTGATGGCCAACCGCAAGTTCTTCGAAGCCCAGATGGATCGCTTTGTGCGCCCGGAAGCCCGTCTGCGCGACATCCAGCGGCAGGACTATCGGTAG
- a CDS encoding fasciclin domain-containing protein, with protein MPTIVDIAVNNEGFSTLVAAVQAAGLVEALQSPGPFTVFAPNDAAFAKLPPGTVQTLVQNPPQLGRILKFHVVAGKYTRDELIQMGTVESLEGAPIPIDGTDGFEVKNATVVAADIEADNGIIHVLDNVILMG; from the coding sequence ATGCCTACCATCGTCGATATCGCCGTCAACAACGAAGGCTTCTCCACCCTGGTCGCTGCCGTCCAGGCCGCCGGTCTGGTTGAGGCCTTGCAAAGCCCTGGACCGTTTACCGTGTTTGCGCCGAACGATGCCGCCTTTGCCAAGCTGCCCCCCGGCACGGTGCAAACCCTGGTGCAGAACCCGCCCCAGCTGGGCCGGATTCTCAAGTTCCACGTTGTTGCCGGTAAATACACCAGGGATGAGTTGATTCAGATGGGTACGGTGGAATCGCTGGAAGGAGCGCCAATCCCCATTGATGGCACTGATGGGTTTGAGGTGAAAAACGCCACGGTGGTTGCTGCCGATATCGAAGCCGACAACGGCATTATTCACGTGCTGGACAACGTGATTTTGATGGGGTGA
- a CDS encoding MFS transporter: MRTFTIIWFGQLVSTIGSYMTEFALTIWAWEITGSATALALIGFFSQAPRIPVTLFAGLIVDHLNRKQLMVVGDTVAVLATVGIGWLYFIDNLQIWHLYVAVMLNGGFGQIQGLAYQTSISSLVPPAQLTRVNSMNSAVHYGAAIFGPALAGVLYPTIGLLGIVSIDLASFGVAIATLLSRSIPQPAPPTTRDSETLLAKLTFGFREVWRQPSLRSLLLISTLFWFFHDLGGAIYDPMILARSGGSAQVLASTATAAGLGGVAGAILLSLWGGPQRRVQGMLAGFIGAGLSKAVFGLGRSPQIWIPAQFCSSLNFPLLGSSETAIWMTQIAPAQQGRVFAANSLVLQVVSAGAALIAGPLADRVLEPALVPDGSLSRLLGMLGNDPGSGMALLYVVCAVAMIGVGLSGCQMSSLIKLGCSSSKPQGSP, from the coding sequence GTGCGTACTTTTACAATTATTTGGTTCGGTCAGCTGGTCTCAACCATCGGCAGCTACATGACCGAATTTGCCCTTACCATTTGGGCATGGGAAATTACCGGATCGGCCACCGCCCTGGCCCTGATCGGATTCTTTTCCCAGGCCCCACGCATTCCCGTGACGCTGTTCGCGGGGCTGATTGTTGACCATCTCAACCGTAAGCAACTCATGGTTGTAGGGGATACCGTTGCTGTGCTCGCTACCGTCGGTATTGGCTGGCTTTACTTCATCGACAACCTGCAAATCTGGCATCTCTATGTAGCGGTCATGCTCAACGGCGGCTTTGGGCAAATTCAAGGTCTGGCCTATCAGACCTCCATCTCTAGTCTGGTGCCGCCCGCTCAGCTCACGCGGGTCAACAGCATGAACTCGGCGGTACATTACGGGGCAGCGATTTTTGGCCCTGCTCTGGCTGGGGTGCTCTACCCGACGATCGGGCTACTAGGCATTGTCAGCATTGATCTGGCGAGTTTTGGGGTAGCGATCGCCACCCTCCTGTCCCGATCCATTCCCCAGCCCGCACCCCCTACCACCCGCGATAGTGAAACGCTGTTGGCCAAGCTCACCTTTGGCTTTCGCGAAGTGTGGCGACAGCCCAGCCTGCGCTCCTTGCTGCTGATTAGCACCCTGTTCTGGTTTTTCCACGACCTGGGCGGTGCCATCTACGACCCCATGATTTTGGCTCGCTCCGGCGGCAGCGCCCAGGTGCTGGCCAGTACCGCCACGGCAGCGGGCCTTGGTGGGGTGGCCGGGGCAATTTTGCTCAGCCTCTGGGGTGGCCCCCAGCGCCGAGTGCAGGGGATGCTGGCCGGATTCATCGGGGCGGGGCTGAGCAAAGCAGTGTTTGGCCTGGGGCGATCGCCCCAAATTTGGATACCGGCCCAGTTTTGCTCGTCGCTCAACTTTCCGCTACTGGGCAGCTCCGAAACCGCCATCTGGATGACCCAGATCGCCCCCGCGCAACAGGGCCGAGTGTTTGCCGCCAACTCCCTGGTGTTGCAGGTGGTGAGTGCCGGGGCGGCGCTAATTGCAGGCCCCCTGGCCGATCGCGTCTTAGAGCCAGCACTGGTCCCTGACGGCAGTCTGAGCCGACTACTGGGCATGTTAGGCAATGACCCCGGTTCGGGTATGGCGCTGCTGTATGTGGTTTGCGCTGTGGCAATGATTGGGGTGGGTCTGAGTGGGTGCCAAATGTCCAGTCTCATTAAGCTAGGCTGCAGTTCCTCAAAACCCCAGGGCAGCCCCTAG
- a CDS encoding DUF1636 family protein has product MPKSTLFICRSCHGSEQRPLEQPADGAALCDRIQTLHQTWLRQSDLEVRGVDCLWTCNHPCSIALAAEDKPTYALAKVLVKDNNHSEIAEAVLQLSERYLNSKSGTIPWKQFPEVLKTEFIACVPSLKSSDSGEVY; this is encoded by the coding sequence ATGCCAAAATCCACCCTTTTCATCTGCCGTTCCTGCCATGGATCGGAGCAACGGCCTCTGGAGCAGCCCGCGGATGGTGCTGCTTTGTGCGATCGCATCCAAACCTTGCACCAAACCTGGCTGCGCCAGTCAGATTTAGAGGTACGCGGCGTAGATTGCCTGTGGACTTGCAATCATCCCTGCTCCATTGCGTTGGCGGCAGAGGACAAGCCAACCTACGCCCTGGCAAAAGTCTTAGTCAAAGACAATAACCATAGCGAGATTGCCGAGGCCGTGCTGCAACTAAGCGAGCGCTATCTCAACAGCAAGAGCGGCACCATTCCCTGGAAACAGTTTCCAGAGGTCTTAAAAACTGAATTTATCGCCTGTGTTCCATCCTTAAAGTCTAGCGATTCAGGCGAAGTATATTAG
- a CDS encoding ABC transporter substrate-binding protein, whose translation MDLKNSFNGSILADAGLRRPSSQAVPVDGGLVKLSEERLMDIDGDVLFVAADGAEAAQTITQLKQNPLWQRLRAVQNDRVYPVNYPTWRGGNPLAADGVIDDLFTYLVEDPPPA comes from the coding sequence TTGGACTTAAAAAATTCTTTCAATGGCAGCATTCTGGCTGATGCAGGCCTGCGTCGACCATCGTCTCAGGCCGTGCCGGTTGATGGTGGCCTTGTGAAATTGTCTGAGGAACGGCTGATGGATATTGACGGCGATGTTCTATTTGTCGCCGCCGATGGTGCCGAAGCGGCCCAAACCATCACCCAACTCAAACAAAACCCGCTGTGGCAGAGGCTAAGAGCCGTTCAAAACGATCGGGTTTACCCGGTCAACTATCCTACCTGGAGAGGCGGCAATCCCCTGGCCGCCGATGGTGTAATCGACGACTTGTTCACCTATTTGGTAGAAGATCCGCCGCCAGCGTGA
- a CDS encoding ABC transporter substrate-binding protein, with translation MVRHALGETCVPNQPQRVITLSVPSLGDAIALGVQPIATIVYFDEPPPYLAEHLGSIQTLGKEEQPSLEKIVALKPDLIIGIKYSTEAIYSQLSQIAPTVADDWDGYPSWRSHFDFVANVLGKTDLAQQVWSRYAQRIESLKTALERTSKTQRSPLSTPAVARLTWT, from the coding sequence ATGGTTCGCCATGCTCTGGGGGAAACCTGTGTGCCCAATCAGCCGCAGCGGGTGATTACCTTGAGCGTGCCTAGCCTGGGGGATGCGATCGCCCTGGGGGTGCAACCCATCGCCACCATCGTCTATTTTGACGAACCGCCACCTTACCTGGCGGAGCATCTAGGCTCCATTCAAACCTTGGGCAAAGAAGAACAACCCAGTCTTGAAAAGATTGTGGCCTTAAAACCCGATCTGATCATCGGCATTAAGTACTCTACCGAGGCTATTTATAGCCAACTGTCGCAGATTGCTCCCACCGTAGCCGATGATTGGGATGGGTATCCTTCCTGGCGAAGTCACTTTGACTTTGTCGCTAATGTGTTAGGAAAAACGGATTTAGCCCAGCAGGTTTGGAGTCGTTATGCTCAGCGCATTGAGTCGTTAAAAACGGCCCTAGAAAGAACCAGCAAAACCCAGAGGTCTCCTTTGTCCACACCTGCTGTGGCACGATTGACTTGGACTTAA
- a CDS encoding TonB-dependent siderophore receptor, protein MTSNLGLGLFVVGLLAGIAAPGGAAESPASEGVVGEPSPAALTVEEWLAQGEASAAAVITDVQITDAPEGLRIELVSDRPLAIGTSRTEGNALITDIPNAVLELADQSAAEQFAPAEGIALVQVTGLPDGGVRLAITGTDGPPTAQANTASGNLVLSVLPGVEQAGSAEEAIQIGVTGQGEQAYRVPNAAVGSRTDTPLRDLPFSVQVVPQELLQDRQVQSVNEALRTVVGVTPDNSSQSAFEGYVIRGFSGRNILRNGLRDDTNVTSRIAIPNIERIEVLRGPAGALFSQGAPGGTVNIVTKKPLATPHYIVEGTVGNFDTYGGSIDFAGPLNQSETLLYRLTAGASSSGTFIDFFERRNYVIAPVVSWQVGPNTQINFEGEYTISEQPNDRGLPAVGTVLPNINGQLPRSRFIGEPDDDIDKNDRYVLRLGYTLDHQINPDWQLQNSFRASFQRTPQNSLFPLNLLADQRTLERGLFTAGDQSQDNYSFDTSLTGRVQTGSISHQLLLGFDVNRDIYASGGQEFSLSPIDIFNPVYGVAQPQLLASFPREPFITNSVGVYVQDQIDLLPQLKLLLGGRFDLVSQQSLFADGSQDFQDDTAFSPRLGLVYQPSDEHALYASYSRSFLQSVGTAFDNTLFEPERGNQYEVGIKSDWLDNRLSTTLAFYQITRTNVLTEDPINPNFSVQTGEQRSRGVELTATGEILPGWNIVAGYAYTDAQITADNTLTVGNRLNNVPEHAASLWTTYEVQEGPLQGLGFGLGLFYVGDRQGDLDNSFQVPGYTRTDASVFYRRDNFRAGLNFENLFDITYFEAAESPLRVFYGAPFTLRGTVSWSF, encoded by the coding sequence ATGACTTCAAACTTAGGTCTTGGGCTATTTGTGGTGGGTTTGCTGGCCGGTATAGCCGCGCCTGGGGGAGCAGCAGAATCCCCAGCATCGGAGGGGGTTGTGGGGGAGCCCAGCCCAGCGGCACTCACCGTAGAGGAGTGGCTCGCCCAGGGGGAGGCCAGTGCCGCAGCGGTGATTACCGACGTGCAAATCACAGATGCTCCTGAGGGGTTGAGGATTGAACTGGTCAGCGATCGCCCCTTGGCGATCGGCACCTCCCGCACCGAGGGCAATGCGCTGATTACCGACATCCCCAATGCGGTGCTGGAGTTAGCTGACCAGAGTGCCGCCGAGCAGTTTGCCCCCGCTGAGGGCATTGCCCTGGTGCAAGTCACGGGCTTGCCCGACGGTGGCGTACGCCTGGCCATCACCGGCACCGATGGCCCACCTACCGCCCAGGCCAACACAGCCTCAGGCAACCTGGTCTTGAGCGTGCTGCCAGGGGTAGAGCAGGCGGGCAGTGCTGAAGAAGCCATTCAAATTGGAGTCACGGGCCAGGGGGAACAGGCCTACCGTGTCCCCAACGCGGCGGTGGGCAGCAGAACCGATACCCCCCTGCGGGATCTCCCCTTTTCGGTTCAGGTCGTGCCCCAGGAGCTGCTGCAAGATCGGCAGGTGCAAAGCGTCAATGAGGCCCTCCGCACGGTGGTGGGTGTTACCCCCGACAATTCCTCCCAGTCGGCCTTTGAGGGCTACGTCATTCGCGGTTTTTCGGGTAGGAACATCTTGCGCAACGGGCTGCGCGATGACACTAACGTTACCTCCCGCATCGCGATTCCCAACATTGAACGCATTGAGGTGTTGCGCGGCCCTGCCGGGGCCTTATTTAGCCAGGGTGCGCCCGGCGGCACCGTCAACATTGTCACCAAAAAGCCACTGGCGACCCCCCACTATATTGTGGAGGGAACTGTTGGCAACTTCGACACCTACGGCGGCTCCATCGACTTTGCCGGCCCGCTCAATCAGTCAGAAACCTTGCTCTATAGGCTCACCGCAGGCGCGTCTAGTTCAGGCACATTCATTGACTTTTTTGAGCGCAGAAATTATGTCATTGCCCCGGTGGTCAGTTGGCAGGTTGGCCCCAATACTCAGATCAATTTTGAAGGTGAGTACACCATTTCTGAACAACCCAACGATCGCGGGCTACCTGCCGTAGGTACCGTTCTGCCCAACATCAATGGGCAGCTGCCCCGCAGTCGCTTTATCGGCGAACCCGATGATGACATAGACAAAAACGATCGCTATGTGCTGCGGCTGGGGTACACCCTCGACCACCAGATCAACCCCGACTGGCAGCTACAAAATTCGTTTCGGGCCAGTTTTCAGCGGACTCCTCAAAATTCACTTTTCCCTCTAAATCTGCTTGCTGATCAGCGCACTCTAGAGCGGGGGCTTTTCACCGCTGGCGACCAATCTCAAGATAACTACTCCTTTGATACCAGCCTGACGGGTAGGGTACAAACAGGCAGTATTTCTCACCAACTCTTACTCGGCTTTGATGTCAATCGCGATATCTACGCAAGCGGTGGTCAAGAATTTAGCCTTTCTCCCATTGACATTTTCAATCCAGTCTACGGGGTAGCTCAACCGCAGCTCTTGGCTAGCTTCCCAAGAGAACCTTTTATTACTAATTCGGTAGGGGTTTATGTTCAAGATCAAATCGACCTGCTGCCCCAGCTGAAACTGTTGCTGGGTGGGCGGTTTGACCTGGTGAGCCAACAGTCGCTTTTCGCCGATGGTTCACAGGATTTTCAGGATGATACGGCGTTTAGTCCTCGACTGGGATTGGTATATCAGCCTAGCGACGAGCATGCGCTCTACGCCAGCTACAGCCGCTCGTTCTTGCAGAGTGTGGGCACAGCCTTTGACAATACTCTCTTTGAACCCGAGCGAGGCAATCAGTACGAAGTCGGCATCAAATCTGACTGGCTCGACAATCGACTCTCGACCACCCTGGCTTTTTACCAAATTACGCGAACGAATGTGTTAACCGAAGACCCGATCAACCCCAACTTCTCGGTGCAGACCGGTGAACAGAGAAGTCGCGGGGTTGAACTTACGGCTACGGGTGAAATTTTACCGGGGTGGAACATTGTAGCGGGCTATGCCTACACCGATGCCCAAATAACGGCAGATAACACCTTGACCGTGGGCAATCGTCTCAACAATGTGCCAGAACATGCCGCGAGCCTGTGGACAACCTATGAAGTTCAGGAAGGGCCGCTCCAGGGTTTGGGCTTTGGATTGGGGCTGTTTTACGTGGGCGATCGCCAGGGTGATCTAGACAATTCCTTCCAGGTACCCGGCTATACCCGCACCGATGCCTCGGTGTTCTACAGGCGAGATAATTTTCGGGCTGGGCTAAACTTTGAAAACCTGTTTGATATTACCTATTTTGAAGCCGCCGAAAGCCCTCTGCGTGTTTTCTACGGTGCACCTTTCACCCTCAGGGGCACGGTTTCTTGGTCGTTTTAA